The Juglans regia cultivar Chandler chromosome 10, Walnut 2.0, whole genome shotgun sequence genome includes the window AGTCCCGTAGTAATGTTTCGTTTAAGAACAATGTCCTTGAAAACACCAGAGTTGAAGTCTGAGATATGGGATTTTGGTAGAAACAGATTCAGCCATGGATGAAGATTATCATCCCATTGTCGACCTTGTGACGACTCATGAACTCTAATTTGCTGATCTTCAATCTGCGCAACTCTGGTCAAAAAATCTGCATACGAGAAGTCTTTCTCGAACGTATATCCTGGGATGAAGCTCAACATTTGGAACAAAACTTGGAgttcctatatataatattcagaTGGAGCAACAAATTAAgacaaaaaagaagatatttataagtatatatgaaaaattttaatgtctttaattaaataaaaagaaaatttcttctcatcagctactattcactactatacaccctatgaaaaatactcaCACACTATGAAAAACACTCTCACATCCTATTAAAAAGCTGTAGGTGTGGGGTGTaagagtgaatagtgactgataagttaaattcatcaaataaaGATCGTGTCTAAAAAGAGATTTTCAAGTATTATTATTACCTCGTCCACTGAATTAAGAGTGGAATCATCATAATATTTGGCTATTTCTAGACAGTATATGATGCCATATTTTGTAATTAGAGAACTGATTCTGAAGTGATCCTTTGATGGAAAAAAGGATGTTCTCCAATGATCGAGGGGACCATGGTTCATGAGAAGTAAACcttctaaataatcaactgcAATCATGTACTTTTGCTCATCAACCCTTCCACTAATTGAAATCAAGTGTTCTTGGTCTCTAGCAAATGCTGAGAAGTCGTTGTAAAGCATTCGAACCCACTTAACCTACCAAAAAAGCTAGAGGTTATTCATGCATGCACATTATATCAATGAAAAATGACACTAAGTAATAATTTAccagaaaatttgaaaaataattaatatttactcTTAATTGAATATTTCTGATGCCTCGAATTACAAAAATTACTAACAGGTCTAAAGTCTAACAAACCCTAATAAAAATAGGATTTACAACCACGATTTTTGACATCGAATTTTAACACTAAAAGCCTAACAAATTAAACCTAATTAACAATGAACTGATTGATCATGTTCTTAATGATGCAAAACTGATCTTGCATGGAGTAGTGGTCGTGTGTTGCAGTAACCAGCTTtataatttcttcaatttttcattttattttaccttaATGGTACCCAAattgaaaattctttttcagaaaggagaaatttttttttttctttggtggtAAGACATAATGATCTTCTGGCATATtgaaattagattaaatttatAATGAGAATGTTTTATTTCCAAAAAAGATATCACAAAAGTAGATTCACAAATTGGTATGGTTTGATATAATACGTCTGATtgcaaagttatttttattttaaagtagatCTGATGTATCttatcaaatcacgtcagtttgtaaatttacttttgtacgTGAGTTTACTTTGTGGATCTAGCAATTCGGACTTTTAATACATCCCAATGTCCAAAATCTATGCATAACAAAAAATTAGCAGACCACCCCTACGGTTTTATGAGGGTGGACATTCTTCTCATTTTTGAGCTTCAAAATAATTAGGAAATATAGTGGAGGTTTTTGAGGATTGGAATATCCGCTCCTCTATTTTTCCTAGGGGAATATCATTCTTCATTTTAAGGAATGGTTattttgaattgaataattttatgGAATAGATGTAATCCCACTAGAATCAGATTCGAAATCGGTAAAGAACAATTAATTCAATAAACCAAgcaattcaacaaatcaaatagAGCAATTCATGACAAATTTGATTAGGTATTTcactcttaataattaaaaatacaaataaagcaaggaaaacatttaaaatgtgcatgcatgtattcATTTCATTGACTAGTTTCAAAgaatatgatataaatatagatagtcTCAATAAGCATGCATGAATTCTTGCAATTAACCCCATTAttcttagatatatatatatatatatatatatatatatataagatcatatatTAAAATCGATCTGAATTGACAGGTTGAAGAGATTTAATGAAGGATTAAAAACCGCATGAAATAGTCGAGATCTAAGTCTTACCCCTTATTTCGAGTCTTGATATGAAATGACTTTTCCACATGAAATAGTTAATATTCCATTCTAGATGTCTATTTCGTGTACCAAATTACGAACCCCAAGTTGTATCTTAAattcctaattattaattaacaaattataaGTAGTCGAGATCGACCGATGGAATTACCCCAATATCAAAGTATTTTGAGGAATCCAAGATTTAATTTCTTGATCTAACCTCAAACATGTATTGTATATAAGTGCTGATGAAATAAGGAAGATGATTAGAAATAATTAGCATTAAATTGATCATGGATCGAGACTAGTGGGAACAATTACTGGGAAATTTTTTAGCCATTGTTGTactacttctatatatattatatatatatatatatatatatagacacacacacacacactgacACACACACGTAGGTACGCATGCATACCCTCTTTGGTGCTGACTGCAACGCGATTCTTGCTCTGACTATAATCCCAAATTGGCCTAAACCTCCAAGAACTGCATAAAAGACATCGGTGTTTTTTTTCGGGGAGCATGTCACAAAATCTCCTTTCCCTGAATCAAATGATCATCACAAACctcattaaaaacaaaaaaacggTAGATATATGTTGTTGTATAACTGATCGCTTGATGTGTTTATAAGAAGCtgatacgtacgtacgtggcaTATATGCCTCTactcttaaatttaaaaagaaaattgaacaatttaaccatatatatgaatatattcacaatattataCCTTATggaaaagcatatatatatatatgaatatattcacTTATTATAATTACTAGTTTTGTCCtgaatatattcacaaaaataaattcctgaatttgacaaattaaagctagctagctcggaCTTGTcgaaaagacaagaaaataaaataaaaagaaagcacTTAGGTCATTACGTACCCAAATTAAACATAAGGACTGATATGATCTAGTCCACATGATCCCAAAACTAATTAAATAGTTGAGTCTTGATAATTAGCATAGCAGCATGCATCATGCTACTCTTATTCTACTATGATTAGGTGATTTAACCCATTAGccttaaaaattttgattttaaaaaaatgaaagataccaaaaaaaaaaaaaaaaaggtgtcaAGTGATCATAGTACCAGTGATGACATCCATTTCATAGACATTGCTGATCTGAGGACCGTAACGGAAGGTTTGCCCACTAATCCCAGCATTCGAAAGTGTCCCCCCAACAGTGAGGTACAAATAATCTGTCCAAGATACCGGTGCAAGCCCATGTTCAAGTGTAGCATTCAATACATCTACCCAAAGCTGCTCTCCCCCAACATCTGCATACCAACGTCCCATTGATGATACAGCAGCAGATGAGACCACCTTAACTCCATTCCCATTTCTATTGTTTTTCAAGGAATTCATGTTCACCACAACCCCATTTCGAGCCATTGCTTGTCCATGAACAGAATGGCCTTGTCCTCTTGCAGCTATATTAAATGGAGCAGAAGCATTATTACTGTCTGCAAATTTGATTAAGCTTGCAATATCATTGATGGAAGTTGGATAAAGAACTGCAGCTGGGATCTCTTTAACTATATTTCCGTAATCGCTCGAGGCTAATTTGATGGCACTAGGGTCATCTCGAAGCCTATATGCAAGATGGAGATTTTGTAGCTTGGGTGGCAGAAAAGTTGTGCTTGCCTTTGGCTTTCCAAAGGTACTAGACATCAAATGGGTTAGATGTATGAAAACAAGGGGAAGAATATTATATGTCCTAATTCGAAGGCTTTGACCCATTTtctgagagagaaagagaggccGAAACGATATCTATATTGAAGAAGGAGTTGGTGGTACCGTTTGCTGTGTAATGGTGGAGGAAGAGTAAAGATTGgggtatgtatatatagaagaaaGGAGTGTTGCTAATAATTATATTCCAATgagtctatatatatgtttaattacTATTAATTTCAAAGAGATTGTTGCAAGATCTTCGATTTATTTTTCCAGCGTCATTAAAATCTAACAGTACTCTGACAAAATCTTGGactaaaatatacaaaatcttGGACCAAAATATAGATTTGAatcctgtatatatatataaatgacgccagaaaataacaattatataaagaCTTTGGGAGATACGCAGGCAGCAACCCACAGAAAAGTCAACTTAGGTTCATAATCTCATGTTGTTTTCGAATCTAGGCAATGAGAATTGGTCAAAATTTAAGATATCATCCAAGGATCTTTGAGATTTTCTTTCGATTTGGAGGAATACTCATCGATCAAGAAATTCGTGTTGATCTCGTACTTGAGAATATTCATCCGCTTTTTATCTTTGTGCATCTGTTTCTAAAGAGCCCTACAGTACCTAATCGATGGAAGTACTCAAACTCGGGTTTGAATGATACTGCGCAATTAAGATGTTTCCATGAAGATacaggaaaagaagaaaagaaacagaagGATCGATATTCCCAAGTCAAAGTTAAAAGTCTACCTGGCAGGCCAGTAGTTGATTCGGCAATTACGTAAAGAAATAAAAGTACATAATAAAGGGCATGCATTTAGTAATAGAATTCTGTAAATAATGTTGtattggcatgcatgcatttgaagaattaaaaCCAAATTTGGGTATCAGTAACTAAAAGTTTCGTTTCAAGTATGGATGTAAATAAACGATATTACTCTAGAAGCTGCTTGAGATCGGCTTGGTAAAATTCGATTTCAGCTCAATTCGAGTTTGTGAACTAgaattataattgattattaaaCGATGCAATTCGTATAAAGCGTGGCTCAACTCgtataaacttatataattaactcAAATAACATCGTATTCTTTTAGTATcatctctatatttataattaatgaagatatttaaactatataaatagattaaacaAAATCATGTTTCTAATACTAGACATATTATAACTTGAATTCTTATgaatctaattattaatatattattgatatataaaCTTCAAAAGGATATTACGAAAAGGTAAAAGTTTGTTTGTCAAAAATTGTAGATAAAGTTACAAAATGAAATATAGATAGtccattttaacttttatctaaatgaAGCAACTCGATCGTGAACAAGTTCGAACTCGTTCAAATATTAAACAAGTTGTTAGCTAGTTGTGAACCCCAAGAGTGAATTCTAagtgggtttttctttttagtgtgtgtatgtgtgtagcGGGCCCAGCTCGTGTGGAAGCCCAGCTGAGGAAGAGAAACACAAAAAAAAGCCCAGCCCCTTACCTAAACGACGTCATTTGATTTTCTAAGGATAAACCCTaagtttctttttcctcttctcttctcctctccCCTCCCTTTTCTCCTGTGCGCTGCACCACCCTagcctctctcttcctcttttctcCTCTGCACCATGACCCTGCATGCCGCCCATGCCTCCACGCGTCCGAAATGTGCAACCCCATCACCACCCTCTGGCCACCGCCCCTTTCTCCCCCAATCCGTGCCATCCCTCTCTATCTCCCAGTGATTTTCCTTCTATTGTGCGGCTGCGCACCAGTCATTGCGCGCCACACATTATACACCTTGCTCACCTCTGTCGTCTTGCCCATCGTCTAGCATCTCCAATGGCAATTGAGGCTGCGTTTGTCTTGCTCTAGCTGCTCGCCCTATAAATAGGCCGAGCCTCCACCCCCTCGAACCCATCCTGAGCCGTTCTCTCCCTCTCAAGCTCAGCCTTTACCTCCCTAGATCTCTCATTCTCCCTCTCGGCCTCCTCCCTCgttcgttttaaaaaaatttccctTAGGGTTCCGTCGTCACCAACCACCACCAATGACCGTGAGCCCCTCTATCCCAACCCTTTGTGTTTGTTAGATCCGACCTCTTTCTAGCTCCCTCACTGTAGTGTCTCTCGACTTCAGTTTAGATCCTCCGTTATTCACAGTACTCGCCACTGCCTTCGCCATGCTCATCCCTTCCAGACGCCACCATAATAAGCTTATCCGCCTATTAGGttgctttttgtattttttgtctCCGTTCATACTTTGTTTCTCTAATCCTATTCCTTTGTGCAACAACACGtatactttttttctctcaatccGAGAGGAACACCACGGTCACCGCACTTTGATGATCCAGAATTTTCCTTCCCCCACTATGAGTAAGCCTCAAactaacctttaaaatactGTCATTGGAGATTTGTGAAATTGTGATGTGCAGTCTAGTTGAAGCGGCCAAGGGCAGTGTGGAGTGTTGGAAAAAATTGGTAGTTGGTTGTAAATCGTTGGTCGAGGACCCGGTGAAGTGTTGGGAATGAAATTTGAAGTTGTGATGTTGTGGTTTAACTTGTCgtgtaattttatatttgtttagatttacaactaatgttgttattttttcattcatttaattACATGTTGCATAACTGCATTATATTTGTTGCATGTCATTAAAATTTCAGTTAATATGCTCTGATTTTGGTTATACTAAAAATATGGAAAACTGGTAGTTTTGGTGTCAAAGAATGATTTTTTGggtgtgtgtatcacgaccccaagccgagatggtgTATTATCTTGATGGAGCTCATTTGTTATTCGGGATCATATAAAACTGAGTGACATCTCTTGGGTTGTCGTCGGGCGACATTAGGCTCAAGCGCGACTGTAACACTCTCAGGCCAACTTCGTGGCCTCTCTGTTGGCGAAGGCTAGAGAGTGTTTGGTGATGTACGCGCTGAGCATCGCTCGTTACAAAGTCACATGTACAGTCATTACTTGTGGTGTGACGAAAGGAGTGAGAGTGTGCAGGTGatccataggggagaccatagtgcatatcttaattaattccgacttttcaaaagaaaacggGATTTTGAGTGCGTGGTAATTTCTATGAAATTTGGGAGAGTACTGATCTTATTTCCCCATTGTTgcaaaatttcataattttccatgcttgttatTTTGGTGTTAGTTTTTGGTTTCACTTACTAAGATTTtgcgaaatctcactgtggtgtCCCCACATGTGGTTCCACTTGACGGAActgtagactttgatgcagaggatgGTTATGAGCATGAAGGTTCGGCTCCACCTAAGTAGTGAAGACTTGGGAGCCCTTTTTCCCCTTGGTGTTGATTagttgttttgattttaattgaatgactatattattttaaatgttagTGTTTGGAAGACGGGTGGCTTATGGTTTTTGTTTGGGTGATGTAACTCTAAATTCTGGTGCTAACAGTATTCCTAACattccttttattatttttccactACGAATTTACTGCACACTATTATGTTGCATGGTTGCGCACACACTTGCTTCAACAATGCGTTAGGAGTGTTTGACCCGAGCGACCAACATCTCAGTGTTGCGACTTCTGCCAAAACACAAGCGGGGGTCGACAGTGCCACAGATGGTATTAGAGCTTTACGGCTCTCGCTAAATCCATAAGTCACCTAGGAATAGTTCCAGACAATTCTAGGTTGCAATCTCGaagttttattttgatgtgaGATTAAAGAAGTTTGTAGGAGTAATGGGGTTGGATTTTGGCAGCCAAGCCGAAATGGTGCAAACAAGATTTATGCAAGACAAACCCTTTAGCCAAGCCTTGGAAGATGACATGCCATGTGGTGATGTGAATTACACCATGGCGAGAGCATTGAACCGCATGACCTAGTTCTACCTGCAAAATTTCCAGCAACAACCCTAGGGCTAACAAAAAGGGTGTTTTTATGAGCATTTTCTAGCTTAAGGGACCCTTGGATTTTCTGGTGATGATGAACCAATCAGGGTAGGGAGAAGGATAAAAGATCTTAAGCAGACCTTTGAGATTTGTGGCTACACCAAAAATCAGAAGGTGTAATACGCGGGGTATCTATTTCAAGGAGAAGCGACAACATCATGGGAGACTAAGAGGGGGCTTTTTGAAAGGGAACTCGGATCTATAGCAAAAGTGACATGGCAACATTTCAAGAAGGAGTTTGATGACCTTTTCTTTCAGAACACCGTGAAGTGACAGAAGACTAGGGAATTTGCTAGCCTTTTCCAAGGTGATATAACTGTAGAGCGGTACACCAAAAAGTTTATGGAACTTGGGAGGTTCACTACGCATCTCATAACCATTGAGGAGATGCGGGCCAAATGTTTTCAGGAAGGGTAATGATAGTAGATTCGTAGACAGGTCGCCTGTcaacaaatccaaaattttcagAAGCTGGTAGAAGTGGCCTCAATAGCACTATGTGAATATGGCAGCGTGGTGGCTTCTCCAATTGGccaaaagagaagaaactacATAGGAGAGGGTAGCAATTCGAGGTCACCCAAGGAGTTCGTGTTAAGGACCAGGGCGTGACCTTAAGCATCTAGGGTGGTCACATGGGGGTCCGAGCTCTAGTTTGTAGTTGGTGCAACAGATCCCATGAAGGTGACTGTCATCAAGGTGTAAAtctttgttttaaatgtggccAAGTGGAAAATTATGCTTAAGAATGCCCCAATACTGCCTAAGGGAATCGACTGGGACAATGTGGGGGAAGACCAAGTCAAAGGCAAATAGTGCAGGCACAAGTTTATGCTCTAATGCCTAGAGAAGTAGATGATGAAGCTCAGAGACCTAGGATGCGGGAGTCATTACAGGTATGAACTTGTTCTAATCTTTTTAAAGCTGATGCATTGTGTGGCATGATATTTAGATTGAAAGTGTTTGATCACATTAGGGAGAGTTCGCCTGTAtgaatattatgcatgtacctTGTTTGACTCGGGAGCATCCCAATCCTTCATATACGTTGCATGCACCTGAATGTGTAGCCAAATTACAGAGCCCTTGCAACAGTCTATGGTAGTGGCATTACCATCTGGAGAAGTGGTAGTATGTTCGAAGGTTGCCTGAGGCTATCCTTTGGACTTTAGAGAGAAGGTGTTGGAAGCTAATCTGATAGTGTTCAACCTTATTGGCTTTGACATCATCATGAGaatggattggttgttttgaaattatgcTAGTATCAAGTGTCAAAGTCGGATTGCCAGTTTCCAACTACCCAGAAAGAAATATATAGAGAGTTTAAGGATAGCAAATTGAAGGCGAGACCCACTATAATATCAGCAATTCAAGCGAAGAGAGATTTGGCCAGTGGTGATGAAGCCAATGGAAAGGAAGTTGGTGATGGGAATTCTGGTCGTCAAGGAGTTTCCAGATTTTTTTGGGGATGATCTTCCCGACTACCTCCTGTTCGAGAATTTGAGTTCATGATTGACTTGGAATCGGGAGAAGCTCTGGTGCACAAGGCTCCCTACCGGATGACACCATTATAAGTGAAAGAGTTGACAAATTGAAGGCAAGAACTTGTGGACAAGGGTTTATTCAACCCAGTTCATCACCTTGGTGAGAGCCCATTTTATTTGTCAAGAAGAAGGATGAGACACTTAGAATGTATATTGATAATCGGGTGCTGAACAAGGTAACCATAAGAAGCAAATATCCACTACCCCGAATCGATGATTTGTTCGATCAACTCCAAGGCACAACTGCATTTTCCAAGATTGACTTGAGATTAGGGTATTATCAACTAAGGATAAGGGATAAGGATGTGCCCAAGACCGCGTTCAGATCAAGACATGGGCATTATGAGATTTGGAGGACCATCCGAACCATCTACAACTAGTACTGGGAAAATTGTGGGAGCATCAGTTGTATGAAAAACTTAGCAAGTGTGAGTTTTGCCTTAGTGAAGTTAAATTTGTTTGGCATGTCATCTCTTAGGAGTGATTGGCTGTGGACCCCAGTAAAGTTGAAGTAGTAATAGCCTGGCTATGTCCTACAATAGTGCATGGGatcaaaagttttttgggaCTTGTGGATTACTATCGGAGATTTGTGGAAGGTTTTTCTAGGCTTTCTGGACCACTCAGAACTTTGACCAAGAAGGATGTCAAAGTTTTTTGGACCAAAAGGTGTGAAAGAAGCTTCCAAGAATTGAAGAGAAGGCTGACTACTACAACACCTGTTTTGGCACTACCAAAGCCGCACAAGCCATTGGTAGTTTTCAGCAACGCTTCCAAATTTGGTCTAAGGTGCATCTTGATGCAAGAAGGGTGGGTTGTGGCGTACGTGTCATGTCAATTAAAGGATCATGAAAGAAATTATCCTACGCACGATTTGGAGCTAGCTGCAATAGTCTTTGCCATAAAAATTTGGCAACACAATCTGTATGGCGAAGCATGTGAAATCTATACAGATCACAAGAGCCTGAAGTATCTcttccctaaaaaaaatataaacatgagACAATGGAGATGGCTAGAGCTAATCATTGACTATCGGTATGAGATCAAGTACCATCTAGGGAAAGGCG containing:
- the LOC108995142 gene encoding cytokinin dehydrogenase 3-like, encoding MGQSLRIRTYNILPLVFIHLTHLMSSTFGKPKASTTFLPPKLQNLHLAYRLRDDPSAIKLASSDYGNIVKEIPAAVLYPTSINDIASLIKFADSNNASAPFNIAARGQGHSVHGQAMARNGVVVNMNSLKNNRNGNGVKVVSSAAVSSMGRWYADVGGEQLWVDVLNATLEHGLAPVSWTDYLYLTVGGTLSNAGISGQTFRYGPQISNVYEMDVITGKGDFVTCSPKKNTDVFYAVLGGLGQFGIIVRARIALQSAPKRVKWVRMLYNDFSAFARDQEHLISISGRVDEQKYMIAVDYLEGLLLMNHGPLDHWRTSFFPSKDHFRISSLITKYGIIYCLEIAKYYDDSTLNSVDEELQVLFQMLSFIPGYTFEKDFSYADFLTRVAQIEDQQIRVHESSQGRQWDDNLHPWLNLFLPKSHISDFNSGVFKDIVLKRNITTGLVLVYPMNRNKWDDRMSAVTPDEDVFYTVGFLHSSGFDSSLEMLDVQNKDILQFCYNASIKVKKYLPNYKTKEEWKNLHFGMKWETFQERKAQFDPKMILSPGQRIFNNN